CTTGACTGCAGCAGGGGAGCCATTTGTTGCGTGCAATGTCTGTGCATTTCCTGTGTGTAGGCCATGCTACGAGTATGAGAGAAAAGATGGGAACCAGTCTTGCCCTCAGTGCAAAACCAGATACAAGAGGCATAAAGGTATAGTTGCAGTTTATGCCCCCTTGATATTCTTCCAGGATTTGGCAATCCATATTGTTATTTGTCTATCAAATTACGGATCATCATCTGGAGAGTTATCCATGTATCATGTATGTGGTGTTTCCTCTGTATGGTGCTGACATACAATTGATTGTCAATGGAAATTAGTATATGATAAACAGTAAATCGAGTTGCAATGTTGGGGAGGAAATTTCCaattttttaatgtttgaaTTTCAAGGGATTTAAATATATTGGATTAATTGGTGCATCCAACACCATTAGGCTGCATGCTACCGAAAAGCGAAATGTTACTTATAGCCAGAAGGCCATTTATGGGGATGTGGAATTAGAATCTGCATTGTACTCTTTTTTTTGTTACCCTTGGTTTTGTTAGCTACCATTATCAGAGAGAAGCCAAAGCTTAAAGATATTGCATGAGGATACGAGGAAAGCTTAAATGAAGTATGTGATTTGTAATACCCAAACAAATACCTGTAACAGAAATAATAACTTGCTCTGATAAATTGATAATACCAACATacacatgatatttatatgatatatcAAGTTTCAAATGGGCTTTTATTTCCCCATGTTTGATCTACGCGTCAACTTTATTTTTTCAACCTATGTACTAGTTTTCTAGCGATGTACCTGACAATGGATTTTGATATTTGCAACTTTCATTTGATTTATGAAGAAGAATTTACAATATTACTATGCACAGGAAGTCCTGCTATTAGTGGGGATGGAGAGGAGGATACTGCTGTTGACGGTGATGACAATGATGTCCATTACTCTGATGGTAAAAATGTGAAGCAGAAGATTTCAGAGCGCATGTTGAGCTGGCACACTAATTATGGTCGAGGGGAAGATATCGGAATACCAAAATATGACAAGGAGGTCCCTCACAACCGCATTCATTTGCTTACAAATGGAACAGATGTATGTTTTTGTGACTTTTGTCTTCAATTTTCTTCTCCCTTTCCATTCTTGGTATCTTTATGACGCTTCAGGTTTCCAATCCTCTATTGCATGTAGGTATCTGGAGAACTCTCAGCAGCATCACCTGAACGTGTTTCTATGGCATCTCCACCTCCTAGTGGTGTTGGGAAACGTATACGATTGCCCCCTTACAACTGATTTTTATCAACCTGATCTTTGTTTGTTGTTCTCCTAGAATTTATGTTAGGCAGTGTTTAATATATGCTTCTTCTGTTTACAGCTAGAATTGTGGATCCAGTGAGGGAGTTTGGGTCCCAAGGTTTAGGTAATGTGGCCTGGAAAGAAAGAGTTGATGGCTGGAAGATGAAGCAGGAGAAACCTGTTGTTCCGATGACTACTAGCCATCCTCCTTCTGAGAGAGGTGGAGATATTGACGCGAGCACAGATATTCTTGTGGATGATTCTCTTCTGTGAGTTCCTTGCTTgacttaaattttatttgcgTACTGATGAAATTGAGAATGGACTATAGTAAAATTGTTTCATATCCATAAGTGATTTTGTTCTCATTTGGCTGGACAAATTCTCAAATTATGTTTTGTTATCCTGCATGTTAACGATTCTTCTTGGTATAGGAATGATGAAGCCCGACAGCCTCTATCAAGGAAGGTTTCTGTTCCATCATCTAGAATAAATCCTTATAGGATGGTTATAGTATTGCGGCTTATAATTCTGTGCATTTTCTTGCACTATCGAATAACCAATCCTGTGCCGAATGCATTTGCTTTGTGGTTAATATCAGTAATCTGTGAAATTTGGTTTGCTATATCCTGGATTCTGGATCAGTTCCCAAAGTGGCTTCCAGTAAACCGTGAGACTTATCTGGATAGACTCTCTCTTAGGTGAGAAATATTTTCATCTCTCCAGTTCTTTATATTTCTCTGTGTGGTTAGGTTTTTTTGTCACCTTTATTTAACTTCCAAATAATGTATCATCTGTTTCTCTATTGTCTtttcttctcttcttttttgATATTATCGAACTATAGTTTCCTCCTaggtttgttttgtttttttttgggtgGTTACATATAGAATCACCAGTTCTTACTTTTCATCACTGATTCGGAAAACTTTATATCAGATATGACCGTGAAGGAGAGCCATCACAGTTGGCTGCAGTTGACATTTTTGTCAGTACCGTCGACCCTTTAAAAGAGCCTCCTCTTGTTACAGCCAATACGGTCTTGTCCATTCTTGCCGTTGACTATCCAGTTGACAAGGTCTCATGCTACGTCTCTGATGATGGTTCTGCCATGCTGACTTTTGAAGCTCTATCAGAGACATCAGAATTTGCAAGAATATGGGTTCCGTTCTGCAAGAAGTTCAATATTGAGCCACGGGCTCCAGAATGGTACTTTGCTCAGAAGATTGACTACTTAAAAGATAAAGTTCAGCCATCGTTTGTAAAAGAGCGTAGGGCTATGAAGGTGAAAGACTTCTCTTCTATAGAGGTTAATGCCTTTGCATTTGATCAAGTCTCTTAGGTTTGTTTTTCTTCCGTGTATCATACAGAGAGAATATGAAGAGTTCAAAATTCGTATTAATGGACTAGTTGCTAAGGCTCAAAAAGTCCCTGATGAAGGTTGGATCATGCAAGATGGTACCCCGTGGCCTGGAAATAATACAAGAGATCATCCAGGAATGATCCAGGTAAGCTCGGTTCTTTGGGTATAGTACTTTAGTTGTCATATTGCGAGTGCACTTGATACATCTTACAAATTTGTATGAAGTAGGACCGGTCCTATAAGTTAGAGTATTCTTAAATTTTGTCGGTTGTAGTTAGCAGAGTTCCTCTTCTAAATATAACATCTTTATTTTCTTGATTGCAGGTTTTCCTGGGCCAAAGTGGAGGTCTTGACAGTGAGGGTAATGAGCTGCCCCGTCTAGTATACGTTTCTCGTGAAAAACGGCCAGGGTTCCAGCATCATAAAAAAGCTGGAGCTATGAATGCACTTGTAAGTGGGCTATAGATATTTGCCCTCATATGTTTTTCCTGTTGGCACAAATTTAACTTgtcaaatattttcttgcaggtTCGTGTGTCAGCAGTTCTTACCAATGGACCTTTCTTGTTGAATCTTGATTGTGATCACTACATAAACAACAGCAAGGCCTTGCGAGAATCAATGTGCTTTTTAATGGATCCAAATCTAGGAAAATATGTTTGTTATGTTCAATTTCCACAGAGATTTGATGGCATTGATAAGAGTGATAGATATGCCAATCGCAACACCGTCTTCTTTGATGTGAGTCATCATCGCCGTAAATGTTTGTCCCTCTTTGGTACTAGACACTACTGAGGATTGTTATAGATGTTATTTTCATGGAGCCTTCTTGCAAGGCAAATATTCTGTTTTACTTTGATGCAAAAAAAACTTCCGTTTGGGGTGGTTATCTACAACTAACATGAACATGTTCTTGGTTGATCAGATCAACTTGAGAGGTCTGGACGGCGTTCAAGGCCCTGTTTATGTGGGAACTGGTTGTGTCTTCAATAGAACAGCTTTGTATGGTTATGAGCCTCCTCATAAACCTAAACAAAAGAAATCTGGAGTGTTCTCCTCATGCTTTGGCCGGTCAAGTAAGAATACTTCTAAATCTAGTAAAATGGGGTCTGATAAAAAGAAATCTAGCAAGCATGTCGATCCCACAGTTCCTATATTCAGCTTGGAGGATATAGAGGAGGGTGTTGAAGGTATGCcttcttttaaaatcattaattttaGTTCAGATCTTGATTAGGCAGTTAATATCCATTATCATGTCTGCTTATCCTGTTTGATTGTTCTGTTGTGATTGTTCTGTTTCCACCATTTTCACAAGTTTTTTAGTACCGATACAGAAGATAAtaacatttcatattttgacCCCCTTTACGATTTATAACCGGTCATATGTTTAACATTTGATCCTCTGTAAATCTCCTGGTCTGGAAATTGCTCCAGGTGCTGGGTTTGATGATGAGAAGTCATTGCTCATGTCCCAAATGAGCCTTGAGAAAAGATTTGGTCAGTCTTCAGTTTTTGTTGCGTCCACCCTCATGGAGAATGGTGGTGTTCCCCAGTCTGCTACACCAGAGACTCTTCTAAAAGAAGCCATCCATGTTATTAGTTGTGGTTATGAAGATAAGACAGAATGGGGAACTGAGGTTAGTTGGAACATCTAAATTCCTTACAATTTGTAAAATCAGACAAGGTTCCAATTAAATACAAAGTGATCTGTAATTGTAAGTGtgttttgtttttgctttgattttttttgcttTGAAATTCTAATTAGCATTTAATCCATGCGATAATGTTACAAGACTCATTTCTCTGGTTCTATTTTCAGATTGGATGGATTTATGGTTCTGTCACAGAAGATATTCTTACAGGATTTAAGATGCATGCGCGAGGCTGGCGATCTATTTACTGTATGCCGCCAAGACCAGCA
This genomic interval from Primulina huaijiensis isolate GDHJ02 chromosome 14, ASM1229523v2, whole genome shotgun sequence contains the following:
- the LOC140956922 gene encoding cellulose synthase A catalytic subunit 3 [UDP-forming]-like encodes the protein MEPEVDTKGKSMKNTGGHVCQICGDNVGLTAAGEPFVACNVCAFPVCRPCYEYERKDGNQSCPQCKTRYKRHKGSPAISGDGEEDTAVDGDDNDVHYSDGKNVKQKISERMLSWHTNYGRGEDIGIPKYDKEVPHNRIHLLTNGTDVSGELSAASPERVSMASPPPSGVGKPRIVDPVREFGSQGLGNVAWKERVDGWKMKQEKPVVPMTTSHPPSERGGDIDASTDILVDDSLLNDEARQPLSRKVSVPSSRINPYRMVIVLRLIILCIFLHYRITNPVPNAFALWLISVICEIWFAISWILDQFPKWLPVNRETYLDRLSLRYDREGEPSQLAAVDIFVSTVDPLKEPPLVTANTVLSILAVDYPVDKVSCYVSDDGSAMLTFEALSETSEFARIWVPFCKKFNIEPRAPEWYFAQKIDYLKDKVQPSFVKERRAMKREYEEFKIRINGLVAKAQKVPDEGWIMQDGTPWPGNNTRDHPGMIQVFLGQSGGLDSEGNELPRLVYVSREKRPGFQHHKKAGAMNALVRVSAVLTNGPFLLNLDCDHYINNSKALRESMCFLMDPNLGKYVCYVQFPQRFDGIDKSDRYANRNTVFFDINLRGLDGVQGPVYVGTGCVFNRTALYGYEPPHKPKQKKSGVFSSCFGRSSKNTSKSSKMGSDKKKSSKHVDPTVPIFSLEDIEEGVEGAGFDDEKSLLMSQMSLEKRFGQSSVFVASTLMENGGVPQSATPETLLKEAIHVISCGYEDKTEWGTEIGWIYGSVTEDILTGFKMHARGWRSIYCMPPRPAFKGSAPINLSDRLNQVLRWALGSVEILFSRHCPIWYGYKGRLKWLERFAYVNTTIYPITAIPLVFYCTLPAVCLLTGKFIIPQISNIASIWFLSLFLSIFATGILEMRWSGVGIDEWWRNEQFWVIGGVSAHLFAVFQGLLKVLAGIDTNFTVTSKASDEDGDFTELYMFKWTTLLIPPTTLLIINLVGVVAGISYAINSGYQSWGPLFGKLFFAFWVIVHLYPFLKGLMGRQNRTPTIVVVWSILLASIFSLLWVRIDPFTTRVTGPDVEECGINC